The genomic stretch gatgttcggacttcaattcccagaattccccagccagcatttgctggctggggaattctgggagttgaagtccggacatcttcaagttgccaaggttgagaaacactggcctgaaGTTAGCATTGACTTGTCTGCCTTCTTCAGCTCACAGCGGGCGGGGTAGAAAACGTCTGCCGTAAAACGGTTGCAGCTTTTTGCATTCAGCTGTTAGAAAGGGACCAGTCTACCAAACTTCGGCTCTcaatttaaaaagcaaaggaGGGGCAGAGGCTCGTTTGGATGGCCGTGGGGCCCAAGAAGATCTTTCAGCCTAAAACGTAGCTGTGCCCATTCACACACACCGCTAAGTCATCAGGCCCCCGTGTCTCTTCTGTGAAATGTGCCACAGCTCCCCACTTATCCAGTGGATGAAGGTGGCATGGATGGCCTTTTCTGCATTGGTTGGGGAAGAGGGCCATCAGGCAGATCCTGGGCTGGTTTTGGTCTGGGAAGAGCGTTCGCTAATTGAGCCTGTTAAATGTTCATTGCGTGAGCACTGTATTATTTATGACACGTACGCTTAATGCTGGGCTGCTGATAGAACatcataggtggtaccttgctcaatagtagtaactgtgagtgggaccttgcagtcctagtggacaatcacttaaatatgagccagccgtgtgtagcagctgccaaaaaagccaacacagttctaggctgcatcaacagagggagagaatcaagatcacatgaagagttaataccgctttataaggccttggtaaggccacacttggaatacggcattcagttttggtcaccacaatgtagaaaagatgtggagactctagaaatagtgcagagaagagcaacaaagaggattaggggactggagactaaaacatatgaaggacgtttgcaggaactgggtgtgtctagtttaatgaaaagaaggactaggggagacatgatagcagtcttccaatatctcaggggctgccacaaagaagagggagtcaagctattctccaaagcacctgagggcagaacaagaagcaatgggtggaaactaatcaaggagagaagcaatttcctgacagtgagaacaattaatcagaggaacaacttgcctccagaagttgtgaatgccccaacactggaagtctttaagaagatgttggatagccatttgtctgaaacggtatagggtttcctgcctaggcagggggttggactagaagacctccaaggtcccttccaactctgctattgtattcttgtATTATAACAAGGGCCTAATTCTACTGCTTATTCATACAGTATCCTAAACCAAGATCTAATGGCTGCATTTTGGGCAACACATTGGCTTAAGTTCTGGTGGGTTCGCAGTTCAGTGCATTGGGAGCCTGAGAAAATGGGTTAATACAATAGTTCAGTTAAGCGTCTGGTATGAACACGAAATagtcttcattttttcccccctcaactGACGCTCCGTGTTGATTCCAGCTTTTGCTTTTTTCAAAGTTAACGCTCTGCATGAGTCAGCCTGTGGCCCTCTTGGTCATGGATCCGTTGCTTCGCAATGGATCATTTTCATTAGGCTGTTTCAGATCAATTGGGGTTCGGTATCTgttaaggaaggagggagggggagtctCTATGAAATAGGTTTCTTGGAGGAATCTTTCTACTGTGCCCACAAATGAATTGCAGGCCAGTGGAGAAGGActcacttctttcttttcccGATTCTCAGTTGGTGGGCAGCTCTGGATGGATTCCAGCGAATTCCCTGCCTCTTTGGGGCCCCTGCCTCTGCACAATAAGCCCCTAATTGGGGATCTCCCTGCGGGCCTGGAGTTCGGAGAGGATCTGCTGGCCTCCCAAACAGCCTCCATCCCACAAGCAGCGACGGCCCAGCCCCAAGAGATGGAGTGGGAGGCGTCTAAGCAAGCAGCGTCCGACGGTAGCTCACAGTTTGGCGTGGGGAAAGCCGCTGACCTGTCCACCGTGAGCAAGTCTAATAGTTTGGCCCTGAGTAAAGCCAGCACTTTGGACCACCTGGAGAAGCCTGGCCTCCTGGGCAGCTTGAGCAAAGGAGGGGGCCAGGAGGGGCTAGAGAAGTCTGGGGACCCCGATGGCTTCTTCAAAGCACGTGGATCTCTGGACCCAGAGAATGGGACTGAAGCCCCCCCCGTACCGGGAACCGAACAGCGCCTGAGTCCCGAAgctttgcaggaggaggaggaggggggctccCAAGGAGGCACGGGGCAGGAGAGCCACACCAAGCAGCCCAGCTGCGCTCCAAACCGCTCCGCCGAGGAGGACCCTGAGGTGGTCGAGGTGAGCAGCGTGCCCCCTTCGCAAGAAGCCGCCCCCTCGTCCGGCAGCCCCACAACGAGCCCACGGCTGGCGAAGAAGCCCCGGTTGAAACCCCCCAAGAAGAGCGCCCTGGACGCTTCGGCTAAcgcaaaggaggaggaaggggcccCTCCGAACAGCCTCCCTGAGCCTGTGCCCCCCCTGCCGCCCGTTCCAGAAGTGGCCGAGGGGAGTCTGAGTGCAGCCACGAAAGAAAGTGGGCCCAGCGAAGCCACCAAAGGACGAGAAGCGGGAGCTCCACCATCCCTTGCAGGTGGGTCAGCCTTCTCCCACGGTTACCGTGGCCTCTTCCCCTGCCACCTTGCGGTGCGCCAGTGCTGCTTCCTTTATGCTCTGCTGAGCAGATCCAGGGATCCTCCTGCTTCCTTCTCTGAATCCTGGGCCCCTTTCTAAAACTCCCTCCTTGATCTCCCAGCCCGgggctccccaaacttggcaactttaagacttgcagacttcaatttccagaagcatagctggctgggggaattctgggagttgaactccacaagtcttaaagttcccgagctatgctagctgtggaattctgggagttgaagtccccaagtcttaaagttcccgagctatgctggctggggaattctgggagttgaagtccacaagtcttaaagttcccaagctatgctggctggggaattctgggagttgaagtccacaagtcttaaagttcccgagctatgctggctgtggaattctgggagttgaagtccccaagtcttaaagttcccgagctatgctggctggggaattctgggagttgaagtccacaagtcttaaagttcccaagctatgctggctggggaattctgggagttgaagtccccaagtcttaaagttcccgagctatgctggctggggaattctgggagttgaagtccacaagtcttaaagttcccgagctatgctggctggggaattctgggagttgaagtccccaagtcttaaagttcccgagctatgctggctggggaattctgggagttgaagtccacaagtcttaaagttcccgaactatgctggctggagaattctgggagttgaagtccacaagtcttaaagttcccgagctatgctggctggggtattctgggagttgaagtccccaagtcttaaagttcccgagCTATGCTGGctagggtattctgggagttgaagtccacaagtcttaaagttcccgagctatgctggctggggaattctgggagttgaagtccacaagtcttaaagttcccgagCTATGCTGGctagggtattctgggagttgaagtccacaagtcttaaagttcccaagctatgctggctagggtattctgggagttgaagtccacaagtcttaaagttcccgagctatgctggctggggaattctgggagttgaagtccacaagtcttaaagttcccgagctatgctggctggggtattctgggagttgaagtccacaagtcttaaagttcccaagtttgaaggTCTCTGTCCCAGCCTATGGAGTTTCTTGGCCATCCAGGCCGTggttgccccaaaagtgcttCTTCGAGAGGCGACTGGAGTGTCTCATACGTGAGAAGCGAAGCCTcttcaaagtccagttgtctcttgaaaaagcggGACTCTCTCCTCCTTCGCCCTACATGGCCCTTCCCGGGTGTGGCTTTGTCCCCGTGACTGTGAGGCATCGTTCTCTGTGAGGTCCTCCTTGAGGATGATTGGGTCTCTCTCGTCTTCTCTTGCAGGGGAAGGCGCTGGTGCGAAGGGAGCCGAGGCCCCCGTCGAAAGGGTAAGGTGGGGGAAGGCCAGCTGGGCGTGGGTCTCTTCCTTCAGGCCTCGGCTGTGTTTGAGATCAGGGCTTGGGAGTCCCCAGGCCTGCCTTTCCAAACCCTTCCCAGTTCAGAGCCTTTGAACGGGCTGACTGGGGAGGGGGGTCACCTTCCATGGGGTGCCCCCCCCCTGTGGCTGCAGGGATGATTCCTTGGTGTCTTCTAGGAGCAGAAGAGGAGCGAGCGAGCCAGGAGGGCAGAGGTGTCTCGGCCAGAAACGGTCAACTCTTCAGAGAGCAGTAAGTCCACCCGAACAGGTGGgccaggagtgggggggggggaggtctcccaAATGGTACAGCAGGTAAACTCCGGAACAGAACAAGCAGGGAAAAAAGGAGGCTGGGCTACCCAGCTCAGAATAGCTTTGTGTGAGAGAGGCTGGAGGCAGATTCTCCGCTGGCCCTTTAGTTTTTCTTCCACAGCTGCGTCCCTTCAAGAAAGGGAAGGCAGCGGCCAAAGAGAgggctggagcagaggtgggttcctaccagatcTAATTGCACTAGATTTGACCTCTCAACCTAAATGCTTCCTTGGTCGCTGTGAACTCAGCACATGCTGAATGTGGAACTAAAATCAATGGGGACTTCAACATCTTTGTTTTGGATCATAGCCGTAGCTGCTTGGTTAATCAGTTGGCATCCTGCAAAATTGAgacatatatgcatgcatacatacatacatacatacatacacacacgcacacacatacacatacatacatacatatataccagaggtgggttcctaccagttcgcacctattcggtagaaccggttcatcaaatctaccgaaccggttagaagaggttccaccagtggacctggaaagcaggccacacctacagaacgaggttccaaaattttttgaaacccaccactgccacacaaacacacagacatagagagacagacagacagactggctgactgactgactgacacagagagagagaaagagaaagaaaggaaaaaataaagaaagaaagaaagaaaatagaaagaaaaagagtgagagagagataaaagaaaaaaagggacagagagaccaaaggaaggaaagagagagagagagagagagagagagaaaacacatggccggcaagccactcccaccaggtcacatggccagcaagccactcccacaaaggaggccacacccacagagtaggttccaaaaatatttgaaacccaccactgggctggagGCAGAGTTTGGGTACAGGGCTTCTCTCCCCCACCAGTCCAGTCAATTCTTGGAAGTTGCCGAGGAGTTGCTTAGCATTCCAATTGCCGTGATATATCAGGAAACAACCGAAGTACAAAATCATAgcaagagacaaaaaaggaaaattatggGAAAGAAACGGCCCAACAAATAAACCAATTAAACCAATTTTAGCCACACTAAACCACACCACTGGATCAATAGGTAAAAGCCGTTCGTTGTTTTGAAGAACAAAtgagaccaggggtcagcaatttctccgtgagaaaattttggtggtctgcagaaaaattgtttgcaatttttattttgcactaaatactattaatcgttttttttaaaaaccatattagcaccctgtgggatttaaaattatgaatgtagtggtccctgaggtctggaaagttggtgacccctgaaTTAGACCACAATCAGTCGTCCCATCTTATCAACAAAGGACGAAGAAGTTGAGATTGGACCGTTTTCTTCAGCCTGAGGCCAATAGAAAAACATGTACACAAATTACAACACATAAACAGAACCTCATTTTTCTCAGATTTCCTCATATGGAACTAGAGGCGCACCAGGCCAAAAGATGCCGCTATTTTTATTTAAGGGAAGAGCCAGGCGATGCCATTCGGGCGGCATCTTTGGGgcgctgggcggggggggggttcccaTTTCAGAAGGGAGGGAAACCCTGagcactccctccctcttctcccgcCTCGCAGTCCCCGTCTCTGATGAGGACTCGGACGCCATGGTGGATGACCCCAACGACGAGGACTTTGTCCCCTTCCGCACCCGCCGGCCCACCCGCCTGTCTCTGCGCAACCAGATGGCCCAGCGGGCGGCCCGCTCAACCGTCACCAAGATGAACTGCGCCAACTGCCGCACGCCGCTACAGAAGGGCCAGACGGCTTACCAGCGCAAGGGGCTCCCCCAGCTCTTCTGCTCCAGCTCCTGTCTCACCACCTTCTCCAAGCGGCCCCTCAGCAGGAAGAGCTGCACCTTCTGCAAAAAGTAGGCACTCCCCCCACTTTCACCCTTCGCTGGGGCGCTTCGTTGGCCTCCCTGTTCCCCTTCTACCTGCCCCCTCCCCGGACTGCGGGAGAGCTTCCTGGTCCTGGCCTGCTGTGTCCcatggggaaggggaggaggtagCCTTTCTGTCCCCGGCCCGATGACGCTTTTCCTCCCTTCAGGGACATCTGGAACACCAAGGAGTCGGTGGTGGCCCAGATCGACAACTCTTTCCACGAGTTCTGCACCTCGGTTTGCCTCTCGCTCTACGaagcgcagcagcagcagcgtccGGCCCCACAGGCAGCTGAAACCTCGGACACCATCCGGTGCAGCGTCTGCTACAAGACTGGAGAAGTGAGCAAAGGTGTCCCCCTGTGGCCCACTTGCCCCCGGGAAGGCTTGCTGTggaaggtttcccctctccctaCCTCCCGTACTCCCCTCCCTAGCACCAGGCGGGGGGGCGGGCCGGGGGTCTGTGGCCAGCCTGCGACCGCTCCGCTTCCCCTTCAGATCCAGCACGAAGTGAGCAACGGCAGTGTCGTGCACCGGATCTGCAGCGATGCCTGCTTCACGAAATTCCGGGCCACCAAAGGGCTGAAAACCAACTGCTGCGACAGCTGTGGCCTTTACCTGTACAACAAGGGGGCCCCCTTGGAATTCCTCTTCCACGAGGGGCAGCAGAAGCGCTTCTGCAACCCCACCTGCCTCAACAGCTACAAGAAGGTATGGGCGACTGAAAGTCGGGGGGCCCACACTCTGGGGGAGGGGGCCCCGGGGGTTGACTGCCTCCCCCAGAGCTTGGGAGGTGGTGGCCTTGCAAGGAAGCCCCTCGGGATTGGCGCTGATGAAagggcaggggggagggaagacGCAGGGGGCTGTCGGCCAGCCTGCCCAGCAGCCCTTCCCCCCCATGCCCTGGGTCTCTGCAGAAACACACCCGGGTCTACCCATGCATGTGGTGCAAGACGCTGTGCAAGAACTTCGACATGCTCTCCCACAAAGACCGCAACGGCAAGCTGGGCCTCTTCTGCTCCGTCTGCTGCACCACCTCGTACAAGGTCAAGCAGGCCGGACTGACAGGTactggggtggaaatggggatgcCCAGGGCGGGGAGGCGGGCACTGGGCCTCTGGGGGAAGAGAGGACCAGTCCTGCAGCGCAGACTCCTCCTGCccactctctctgtgtctcctgGGGCCCACCCTGATCCTGCCATGtacccttccccccctccccaggacccGTCCGGCCTTGCAGCTTCTGCCGAAAGAGCCTGTCTGAGCCCTGCTATTACAACAAGAACAAGCAGGTGGTGTACCAGTTCTGCAGCCCCAGCTGCTGGACCAAATTCCAGGTACATACGGAGGCTCTTCCGCCGTCACAGTGACGGGACCAGACCCAGGAGCCCCCCCGGCTTGCTCTGCACGGCTGCTGCAGTCGGGGGCCTCCCGTCAGGCTTCTGACGTCTCTCTGCTCTCGCATTTctttagaaagaaaacaaaaaaggctTCTAGCTCTCACTGTTTGCCGAGGACAGCTTTTGAGTTAGGGAAAGCGGTGTCTGCTAACGGCCGTTGGGCTCCGAAGGTGTAGGGACCCCCAGAGGCCACCTCCCCCCCTCGCTCTTGGCGCTCCCCTCTTTCTTACGTCCCCTGCCTCTTCCCGTCTGAGTCCCCAGAGTGGATAGTCTGTGAATACACTGTCTGTGTGTTGATTTGCCTTCTCAAATTCTGGTGCTGCTTGGTgaagagcctcctcctcctccttctgggcCTCTGGGCCCGGCTTCACCTcccaggctgtgtgtgtgtgaggttcccccccacccctcttgctTTTTGGGTTCTTGGCGCGCTCCCCTATCACGCTCTGCCATCGCCTGCGcccatctccttcctcccttctttctttccctcgttCCCTTCTGCTGAGTTCATCTCTCCCCTCGTCGTCCCAGCTGCTGTTCTCCGTTGCAGCATTGCGTGGCTGAATCTTCTTCTCACAGTGGAGCATTCAGGATCCCGCTGACATCACAGAAGCTTATAGCCAATGACCGGGAGTGGGgatagtggggtggggtggggggcgagGCTGCACATCTCATTCGTAGCTTACGGATCTTTCTATATCTATGATGTTGAATCTctcgtggtggtggtggtggggtgtcATTGTCTCAAATAAAACTGTTTTTGCTTCTGCTGATGACGAAGAGACTTTGTGTCTGCTATCCAATAAATCAGTGAAATTAACCTCCTGTGTGATTTGCATAATTTATTTCACTCGCAGAAAGTTGGTCTTGGGCTGCCGTTCCCTCTGGCCAAAGCCTGTCCCCTCCCAGGAACAGCAGCAGCACAGGGGGGGCCGGATGGAGGGGCCCCCTTCTTGGTGCCACAGGattgggaggggaaggggagtgcTGGGAATGGGCAGGAGGTGAGGGGGATTCGGTGGGGAGGGGGTGGCAGGGACAAATGGAGCAATGAGGTGGGCAGGGAGCAGGCGAGGGGCTGGGAGGCCCGGGGGGGAGGGCAGTCCTGGGGCACAGCAAGGCGGGCAGGGTCCTGGTGCCCCTTCTGAATCTGTCCCCTTCCCTCAAAATGCAGCGCTCCAGCCCGGAAGGTGAGATCCACTTGACCTGTCATTCCTGCCACAACCTCTTCACTGGGAAGCCCGAGATCCTGGATTGGCAGGTGAGGGGGGCCGccggagggaggagaagagaggaggcgAGGAGCCTTGCCCCAGGGAGGCTCCGGGAGGGGAGCTCTCCGCTCACACCCCATGGGGGCCTCCTGGGCAAACTCAGCTGACGCTCGCCCGCCTGGTGCCCGCTCTCTGCCAGGACAATGTCTACCAGTTCTGCTGCCGGGACTGCTGCGAGGACTTCAAGCGGCTGCAAGGGGTGGTCTCCCAGTGCGAGCACTGCAAGCAGGAGAAGCTGCTGCACGAGAAGATCCGCTTCTCGGGAGTGGAGAAGAACTTTTGCAGCGAAGGTACCCGGGCGGGGAGCTCGATCGTTGCCGAGGGCAGAAGTCCCCCCGGCCGCCGTCTCCTCAGGGCAGGTCGTTGCATGCGGTGGGCAGGGGCCAGAGGCCGCGTCGGCCTTAGGATCGGAGAGGTGAGCGACGGGGACCCCCCCTAGGCCGCCCGGGGCTAGTGCAGGAAGGGCTTgtgtcaggtgtgtgtgtgtgcttgcgtGCGTGTCCGTCTCGTGCTTGGTCTCTCTGTGGTTGCCTGCTGTGGGCTCCTGTTGCCGCCCCCCCGCTCCCGGGAGGTTTTCATCCGTGTTGTTTCTCCGCAGGGTGTGTGCTTCTTTACAAACAGGATTTCACCAAGAACCTTGGCCTCTGCTGCGTGACCTGCACCTATTGCTCCCAGACCTGCCAGCGAGCcgtcaccgagcagctggagggcAGCACCTGGGACTTCTGTAGCGACGACTGCAAAAGCAAATACCTGCTCTGGTACTACAAGGTCAGTGCGCtcctgcacccacccacccaccaatttCTTTGGGGAGGGGGCCTGCCAGTCCCCGGTTCAGGGGAAGGGAGTTGCCTCTTCTTTGCGCTAAAGGCCAAAACGTTTCCCGCGAGCACTGAGCGGGTACATCCGCAAAGCCACCTTAGAATCAAAAGGGGCAGTAAGAACTGTGGCTACCAAGAGGTTGAGCTCTCTGTCTGGAAAGTGGTTTAAGGAGCGCCCTCCCCGGAGGTGGGTGGGGAGAGGAACCCAGGCTTGGGCTTTCCAGAGCGAGGGGAGGCTGCCGAATGCCGTTCTCCAGGTcgcagacctccccccccccactcccttctgAGGTGGGCCAGAGCCATCTTCAAAGCATCAggtccccccccacacactctcCGACCTTTGGGAGACGACCATCAGCAGCTGCTCCCCGGTTCCCGTTTAGAATGCAAAAACCACATCCCAGGAGCCGCATGTGCTCTTCCGTGGCCCTCAGAACTGCCCCGGGCGGATATGAAGACAGAAATTTAGGCCGCCTTCTCCCATGGGGGCAAGGGGTGGGGGGTTGTTCCTTCCCAGCTGCTTAAGGCATCGTTTGGCCCTTTCAGTCTCCCCCTTCTGTGGGCCTTCTGTGCCCACTAAGCCAGAGCTGATAGATGTGaccaccgtggcacgacaaaaccgcgctcgactaaagcgcgcccgattaaaccgcgtcgctgacgtcatcaacagggcgacgttaggggttaggtttagggttaggttaagggttaggattaggtttagggttaggttaagggttaggattaggtttagggttaggttaagggttaggtttagggttaggttaagggttaggtttagggttagggttaggtttaggattaggtttaggggggttagggttagggttaattttaggtttagcgtttacagcgtgcttttttctccgcgctgttgtcgcgctgtgatgacgtcagctacgcggtttcgtcaagcgccctttagtcgaacgcggttttgtggtggaaccgtgaccACCACCCCTCTCCTCGCTCTGCTCTTCGCTGGGCTGCTGCCTGTCCACACCTGTGCTGGTGTGGCCGGTAGCCTCGGACAGAAGTGTGGCAGCCTAGCTCTGGAAcgaccccctccctcccccccccccccgaggatcTGGGCCCAGCTAGTATCTCAGCCCAGCCCAGGATCTCCACAGGTCAACGAAAGTTTGGTTTTATATCGGAAAGTCGGATGTGGGAAGCTGCAGTTGAGGATGAGCTTCCTGCCCCATCTGGGTTGGCCTAAACTCTCCTGCTCTGGTGCCCCGTAGGTAGCTCGGTGCCACGCTTGCAAGCGGCAGGGGAACCTGTTGGAAACGATTCACTGGCGAGGCCAAATCAAGCATTTCTGCAACCAGCAGTGCCTGTTGAGGTTTTACAACCAACAGAATCAGCCCAACCTGGACACCCAGAAAGGGCCTGAGAGTCTGCTGAACAGTGAGTAGCCGGTGCTTCGGCCAGCCAAGACTTGGAAGCGCATGAGTGGAAAGGGGGGCGAAGGAAGGATCCTGCACTGGCCCCGTGGCGGGCGGGTCGTGGGCTGGAATTCCACCatgtgggaggaggggggaaaggagggagggcggCTTCCCTTTCTCGCTCACCTCTCTGGTTCTGACATGCCGGGCCAGCCGGGAGTAGTGCGGCCCGAGGTAGCCCCACATCAAATAGGCTGTGGGGCAAACTGTCTCTAGGGTGGAAGAGAGACTCCCAAATGGATCTGTGGACCAGAGGATTCCGGGGTTCGGGGCGGGCGGCGTGCCTGTTGTCCTCCTTTGCTCAGGACTGGTTTTACACTTGGGGGCTCCGGGACGGGGATCACCGTGGCCGGGAGGGCTTTTCCATGGTGCGTTGGGCGTGGCCATTCCTGGGTTTTCCATGGTGCTTATTTAACCCCATTGGCTTGGTTTCGCTTGCTCTGAAAAAGCATTTCGAAGCATCTGGGTAGACTACACCAAGACATCAACTCCAGAGGAAAACTAAAAGTACTTTCATTGAGGTTGGCTCTATAACGGATTCTTGCACGTCTGATtatgttcttcctcctcctcctcctcctcctcctcctcctcctcgcagtCCAATGAAGTAGAGAGGTGTCTGAGCCTCTTCTGAATATTATCCGTCTGCTGTGGACCTAAACTATATTTTGCCCCCTCCTCTCCTTGGCAGCTGAGTTTGTCGATTATCTCCATCCAGGTCATCTTTTTTACTCTCTACAGTAGCGGTCTGGGCAGGGATGGGGGCATCtgggtgacaccccccccccaacttgccATTTGGCTTCCTGgtaggtgctggttgtcacctgcaacgttcccgtggttcgtccatgaggccaatgtggagaaaagacaggacacgagctttctcaggatggagcgacccagattgggggtctgagagccccttttattgagataggacaaaggcaggaggagcaatagcatgtgattaaaaacagcctgtaaaagtacaatttctaatttactgctcagggaagttctgtctatatatagtcaaatcctgggcgtcattggtagggcacatctcaggatgttatgttatgaactatcaggatgttgtggagttttaggagtttgttttctcctgtgtggttcagcgtggctctgcatgccccgttatccactgggctacgcctacacaaggaactatattacaacatctcctacttttttattttcttaaggcATTGGGTGCTCCTGGGATCATCAAgcccctttctcccttcttcatTGTTCAcctaattattgttttttttaaaaacttttatttcttgaACTGTAGTTAAGTAACATTCTCAAGTAACTGAGTGCCATTaatagacgagagagagagaagagagagaagagagagagagagagagagagagagagagagagagagaaagagagagagagaaacgatATATGAAGTTAAAAATGGTTGAAAGTAGAGACAGgcaataatatccctttccacaTATTTAAATGGTATTGATAGAAGGTCTGTTGTAACAGAGATAAAATATAAAACCCATCTGATTTTAATGAGTTGTGGTCCTTgcccctggtgtttttttttaaatgttaacttTATTTGTAATCTTTTCTAAAGTAGCTGTTTGACCAGGCCCTGTTTATCCACAGCTATTGAACACATGTAACACTTGGCAATGTTGGGAAAATATTATTTCGGCTGGTAAAATTAAGTGGCCATTCCGTTCCTTTCTCTGCTCGTCCTACGAAACGG from Thamnophis elegans isolate rThaEle1 chromosome 12, rThaEle1.pri, whole genome shotgun sequence encodes the following:
- the ZMYM3 gene encoding zinc finger MYM-type protein 3 isoform X1, which produces MDSSEFPASLGPLPLHNKPLIGDLPAGLEFGEDLLASQTASIPQAATAQPQEMEWEASKQAASDGSSQFGVGKAADLSTVSKSNSLALSKASTLDHLEKPGLLGSLSKGGGQEGLEKSGDPDGFFKARGSLDPENGTEAPPVPGTEQRLSPEALQEEEEGGSQGGTGQESHTKQPSCAPNRSAEEDPEVVEVSSVPPSQEAAPSSGSPTTSPRLAKKPRLKPPKKSALDASANAKEEEGAPPNSLPEPVPPLPPVPEVAEGSLSAATKESGPSEATKGREAGAPPSLAGEGAGAKGAEAPVEREQKRSERARRAEVSRPETVNSSESIPVSDEDSDAMVDDPNDEDFVPFRTRRPTRLSLRNQMAQRAARSTVTKMNCANCRTPLQKGQTAYQRKGLPQLFCSSSCLTTFSKRPLSRKSCTFCKKDIWNTKESVVAQIDNSFHEFCTSVCLSLYEAQQQQRPAPQAAETSDTIRCSVCYKTGEIQHEVSNGSVVHRICSDACFTKFRATKGLKTNCCDSCGLYLYNKGAPLEFLFHEGQQKRFCNPTCLNSYKKKHTRVYPCMWCKTLCKNFDMLSHKDRNGKLGLFCSVCCTTSYKVKQAGLTGPVRPCSFCRKSLSEPCYYNKNKQVVYQFCSPSCWTKFQRSSPEGEIHLTCHSCHNLFTGKPEILDWQDNVYQFCCRDCCEDFKRLQGVVSQCEHCKQEKLLHEKIRFSGVEKNFCSEGCVLLYKQDFTKNLGLCCVTCTYCSQTCQRAVTEQLEGSTWDFCSDDCKSKYLLWYYKVARCHACKRQGNLLETIHWRGQIKHFCNQQCLLRFYNQQNQPNLDTQKGPESLLNSQAPEPKQPSAAAQKAEPSAEPAKTAPTSPTSAAPQPPQPVTPRKNKSAMCKPLMQNRGISCKTEMKSKGCQTDDWKPQVIVLPIPVPVFVPVPMNMYCQKVPVPFSMPVPVPVPMFLPTTLESTEKIVETIEELKVKIPSNPLEADILAMAEMIAEAEELDKASSDLCDLVSNQSAEGLLEDCDLFGPARDDVLAMAVKMANVLDEPGQDLEADFPKSEGSARDPLDINPSVDFLFDCSLVAPEDVAADPDLPRAIRKGQKRLVLSESCSRDSVSSQPSGSVLNSSYGVNAWKSWVQAKYVGAETSKGDELRFGPKPMRIKEDILACTAAELNYGLAQFVKEITRPNGERYEPDSIYYLCLGIQQYLLENNRMVNIFTDLYYLTFVQELNKLLSGWQPSVLPNSTVFSRVEEEHLWDCKQLGVYSPFVLLNTLMFFNTKYFGLQTAEEHMQLSFTNVVRQSRKCTMPRGSAKVVSIRYYAPVRHRKGRESGLGKRKREEEAPVLEQRENRLNPLRCPVKFYEFYLSKCPESLRSRNDVFYLQPERSCIAESPLWYSVIPMDKSMLESMLNRILAVREIYEEHSRGVGGLDDDMD